In one window of Leptospira sp. WS92.C1 DNA:
- the pepN gene encoding aminopeptidase N, producing MDAPNILTQTEALERAGLVNQVSYTIRLELSAGSSTYQGETKILFFYTGKGKGKLKIDFVTKKIEVFLLNGKEFSDYTKTDSTLDLPKDFLKAGKNEIQIRYINDYNHTGSGFHQFKDPSDGSEYLHTDFEPFEAHRMFPCFDQPDLKATYELSLLGPKEWKYVHNTLPSKEKTKDEKIEIQFQKTALFSTYLFALIAGPYEVWEDKYKNIPLRILCRKSLAKYMDAENIFAITKESFSFLESYFDLPYPYGKYDQIFVPEFNMGAMENVGAVTFSEHYIFRSPRIYSEYLGRANTIYHEMVHMWFGNLVTMKWWNDLWLNESFADYLSYYAMSHGKFFPDALEHFYVREEWAYREDQLSTTHPIAGTAENTLDAISNFDGISYSKGASVLRQLMYYIGEDSFQKAMRKYFQKFANSNTVQTDFLDTMSETSGIDIRGWSREWLDTTGVNTLLPEWQKDHLLIRQLPSEKNGLYRTHALEVTIFSLKGDSFEIAWKDRVVVKGKETILPFKRNPSASEIVVLNTNDHAYAKTYLPKDSIALLKTSLNKLKDRFARRILWSSLWQMTRDAEISPKVFLELVFTQGILEEDLSVRSSHILTKASSIVSSYLKKENRQEWSTKLNELAKKGLLDPSTKEEEKIVWYRILEGTSRTKDQLAYLKDLLDSKTEIPGIKIDQERRWSILTRLSAFGNKDALDLIAKEEQSDTADLGAKKAYGAKIAYPNADSKANAWKDFTDPNPKYSTDMLRYGMRGFYWDHQEEILKPYEDKYFQSVIEIYQNRDSHFSSAFGNVLFPGLEPNQALVDKTNRFLKEKTEIPALLQKDLKQHRDDLERTFKILSKQ from the coding sequence ATGGATGCACCTAATATACTCACTCAAACGGAAGCTTTAGAAAGAGCCGGACTTGTAAATCAGGTAAGTTATACGATTCGTCTGGAACTCAGCGCAGGCTCCTCCACCTATCAAGGAGAAACCAAAATTCTATTTTTCTATACGGGAAAAGGAAAGGGAAAACTCAAGATCGACTTCGTCACAAAAAAAATCGAAGTGTTTTTGTTAAACGGAAAAGAATTTTCCGATTATACAAAAACGGATTCTACTCTGGATCTTCCAAAAGATTTTCTCAAAGCCGGAAAGAATGAAATCCAAATCCGTTATATCAACGATTACAATCATACCGGATCGGGATTTCATCAGTTCAAGGATCCGTCCGACGGTTCGGAATATCTGCATACGGACTTCGAACCCTTTGAGGCTCATAGAATGTTTCCGTGTTTTGATCAACCCGATTTGAAAGCGACTTACGAACTTTCTCTACTCGGTCCGAAAGAATGGAAATACGTTCACAACACACTGCCTTCCAAAGAAAAAACGAAGGATGAAAAGATCGAGATTCAGTTTCAAAAGACCGCGTTATTCTCCACTTATCTATTTGCGTTGATCGCGGGTCCTTACGAGGTTTGGGAGGACAAATATAAAAACATTCCGCTTCGAATCCTTTGCAGAAAATCTCTCGCGAAATATATGGACGCGGAGAATATCTTTGCAATCACAAAAGAATCGTTTTCATTCTTGGAATCGTATTTCGATCTTCCGTATCCGTACGGAAAATACGATCAGATCTTTGTTCCCGAATTCAACATGGGAGCGATGGAGAATGTGGGGGCCGTCACTTTCTCGGAACATTATATCTTTCGAAGTCCGAGAATCTATTCCGAATATCTGGGAAGGGCCAATACGATCTATCACGAAATGGTTCATATGTGGTTTGGAAATCTTGTCACCATGAAATGGTGGAACGATCTCTGGTTAAATGAAAGTTTTGCGGATTATCTTTCGTATTACGCAATGTCCCACGGAAAATTTTTTCCCGACGCTCTCGAACATTTTTATGTGCGGGAAGAATGGGCCTACAGAGAAGATCAGCTTTCCACGACACATCCGATCGCGGGAACCGCAGAAAACACGTTAGACGCGATCAGTAACTTCGACGGGATTTCCTATTCCAAAGGAGCTTCGGTTCTGCGTCAGCTTATGTATTATATCGGAGAAGATTCTTTTCAAAAGGCGATGCGCAAATACTTCCAAAAGTTCGCCAATTCAAACACGGTTCAAACCGACTTTTTGGATACCATGTCCGAAACTTCCGGAATCGACATTCGAGGTTGGAGCAGGGAATGGCTCGATACGACCGGAGTGAATACACTTCTCCCGGAATGGCAAAAGGATCATCTTTTGATCCGCCAACTTCCCTCCGAAAAAAACGGATTGTATAGAACCCATGCTTTGGAAGTGACCATTTTTTCCTTAAAAGGAGACTCCTTCGAAATCGCTTGGAAGGATCGAGTGGTCGTTAAAGGGAAAGAAACCATTCTTCCATTTAAACGCAATCCATCCGCTTCCGAAATCGTCGTTTTGAACACGAACGATCACGCGTATGCAAAGACGTATCTGCCAAAAGATTCCATCGCGTTGCTAAAAACATCCTTAAACAAACTGAAGGATCGGTTTGCGAGAAGAATTCTCTGGAGTTCCCTGTGGCAGATGACGCGTGACGCCGAAATTTCTCCGAAAGTTTTTTTGGAACTTGTATTTACACAAGGTATTTTAGAAGAGGATCTTTCGGTAAGAAGCAGTCATATTCTTACAAAAGCATCCTCCATTGTGTCTAGCTATCTCAAAAAAGAAAATAGGCAGGAATGGTCCACAAAACTGAACGAACTTGCAAAAAAAGGTTTGCTCGATCCTTCGACAAAGGAAGAGGAAAAAATCGTTTGGTATCGAATTCTGGAGGGAACCTCGAGAACTAAAGACCAATTGGCCTATCTCAAAGATCTTCTGGATTCGAAAACGGAAATTCCCGGAATCAAAATCGATCAAGAAAGAAGATGGAGTATTTTAACAAGGTTATCCGCTTTTGGAAACAAAGACGCGTTAGACCTCATTGCAAAGGAGGAACAATCGGACACGGCGGATCTCGGTGCCAAAAAAGCATACGGAGCCAAGATCGCATATCCAAATGCCGACTCAAAAGCGAACGCTTGGAAGGATTTCACCGATCCGAATCCAAAATACTCCACGGATATGCTCCGATACGGAATGAGAGGTTTTTACTGGGATCATCAAGAAGAAATTTTGAAACCCTACGAAGACAAATACTTTCAATCCGTGATTGAAATCTATCAAAACAGGGATTCTCATTTTTCATCCGCATTTGGGAATGTTTTATTTCCCGGTTTGGAACCGAATCAAGCTTTGGTGGATAAAACCAATCGTTTTCTAAAAGAGAAAACGGAAATCCCCGCTCTGCTCCAAAAGGACCTCAAACAACATAGGGACGACCTGGAACGGACCTTTAAGATTCTTTCCAAACAGTAG
- a CDS encoding uracil-DNA glycosylase family protein: protein MSNLKTVLQNARACTICKENLPFAPNPILRANVKARILLIGQAPGLKVNSSGVPWQDVSGDRLREWMGIDSDMFYNEEKIAIIPMGFCYPGKGKSGDLPPRPECAPEWHPKLLSLLPNIQLTILIGQYAQERYLQTNRKETLSATVQAFKKYNPYFPIVHPSPRNQIWLKKNPWFLKELVPYLRKQVARIL from the coding sequence ATGTCGAATCTCAAAACCGTTTTGCAAAACGCTCGAGCCTGTACGATCTGCAAAGAAAATCTCCCTTTCGCACCAAATCCGATTCTTCGTGCAAATGTGAAAGCGAGGATTCTTCTTATAGGACAAGCGCCAGGGCTTAAAGTAAATTCATCCGGAGTTCCTTGGCAAGACGTAAGCGGAGATCGATTACGTGAATGGATGGGTATAGATTCCGATATGTTCTATAACGAAGAAAAGATAGCGATCATACCGATGGGATTCTGTTATCCGGGTAAGGGAAAATCCGGAGATCTTCCCCCTCGTCCCGAATGTGCGCCCGAATGGCATCCAAAACTGTTATCTTTACTTCCGAACATTCAATTGACCATACTGATCGGTCAATATGCTCAAGAAAGGTATCTCCAAACAAATCGCAAAGAAACGTTATCCGCAACCGTGCAGGCCTTCAAAAAATACAATCCGTATTTTCCAATCGTTCATCCTTCTCCTCGCAATCAAATATGGCTCAAGAAAAATCCTTGGTTCTTAAAAGAGCTCGTTCCTTACTTGCGGAAACAAGTCGCTCGAATTCTTTAA